A window of the Juglans microcarpa x Juglans regia isolate MS1-56 chromosome 5D, Jm3101_v1.0, whole genome shotgun sequence genome harbors these coding sequences:
- the LOC121264616 gene encoding 60S ribosomal export protein NMD3-like, with the protein MAEESGMFIVPQTVGSVLCCRCGIPMAPNAANMCVKCLRSEVDITEGLQKHVIIIHCPECDSYLQPPRTWLKAQLESKELLTFCVKRLKNLNKVRLVHAEFIWTEPHSKRIKVRLKVQKEVLNGAILEQSYVVEYVQQEHMCEPCSRIQANPDQWVAAVQLRQHVSHRRTFFYLEQLILKHNAAASAIKIKQMDQGIDFFFSNRSHGVKFVDFVGKVAPVRSRNDKQLVSQDTKSNNYNYKYTFSVEICPICREDLICLPPKVAASLGNIGPLVICTKVTNSIALLDPFTLRICFLDADQYWRVPFKSLSTSRQLVEYIVLDVEIVSSEVNVGGSKYFLADAQVARVSDFGKNDTIFSIRTHLGHLLNPGDYALGYDLYGANSNDDELEKHKGLILPEAILIKKSYEEKRQKKRGKPRAWKLKSLDMEVDDRKGRVEQEKMNSEYEQFLKDLEENPEMRFNISLYRNRDYQPSEMTSVADGDDLPSVPLEELLADLELSVEEEGESDSMME; encoded by the coding sequence ATGGCTGAAGAATCAGGTATGTTTATAGTTCCCCAAACAGTCGGAAGTGTTCTTTGTTGCAGATGTGGCATTCCAATGGCACCAAATGCTGCCAATATGTGCGTGAAGTGTCTGCGCTCCGAAGTCGACATCACAGAAGGTCTTCAGAAGCATGTAATCATAATTCATTGCCCCGAGTGTGACAGCTACTTGCAGCCACCAAGAACTTGGCTCAAAGCCCAATTGGAATCGAAGGAGCTGTTGACGTTCTGCGTAAAGAGGCTGAAGAATTTGAATAAAGTAAGATTGGTGCATGCAGAGTTCATTTGGACTGAACCCCATTCCAAGAGGATCAAGGTCAGATTGAAAGTTCAGAAAGAGGTTCTTAATGGAGCAATACTTGAACAATCGTATGTTGTCGAGTATGTACAGCAAGAACATATGTGTGAACCCTGTTCAAGGATTCAGGCCAATCCGGACCAGTGGGTTGCAGCTGTGCAACTGCGCCAACATGTTTCTCACAGGCGTACTTTCTTTTACTTGGAGCAGCTGATTCTGAAGCACAATGCTGCTGCCTCTGCCATAAAGATCAAGCAGATGGATCAAGGGATCGACTTCTTTTTCTCGAACCGGAGTCATGGTGTGAAGTTTGTGGACTTCGTTGGTAAAGTTGCTCCAGTTAGAAGTCGCAATGACAAACAGCTTGTTTCCCAGGATACTAAGAGCAATAACTACAATTACAAGTACACTTTCTCTGTTGAAATCTGCCCGATATGTCGTGAGGATTTGATCTGTTTGCCTCCAAAGGTCGCTGCTAGTTTGGGAAATATAGGTCCTCTTGTGATTTGCACCAAAGTCACCAACAGCATTGCTTTGCTTGATCCTTTCACCTTAAGGATCTGTTTCTTGGATGCTGATCAGTATTGGAGGGTGCCATTCAAATCTCTATCCACTAGCAGGCAGCTAGTGGAGTATATAGTGTTAGATGTGGAGATTGTTTCTTCTGAAGTTAACGTTGGTGGCTCCAAGTATTTCTTAGCTGATGCACAAGTGGCCCGTGTATCagattttgggaaaaatgataCAATTTTCTCCATCAGAACACATCTGGGCCATCTTTTGAACCCTGGGGATTATGCTCTTGGTTACGACTTATATGGAGCTAACAGTAATGATGATGAGCTAGAGAAGCACAAGGGTCTGATCCTCCCAGAGGCAATTCTGATAAAGAAGAGCTACGAAGAGAAGCGCCAGAAGAAGCGCGGGAAGCCCCGTGCATGGAAGCTTAAATCCCTTGACATGGAAGTTGATGATAGGAAGGGTAGAGTTGAGCAAGAGAAGATGAACAGTGAGTATGAACAGTTCTTGAAAGATCTGGAGGAGAACCCTGAAATGAGGTTCAATATATCATTGTACCGTAATAGAGATTACCAGCCATCAGAGATGACATCTGTGGCTGATGGAGATGACTTGCCTTCTGTTCCACTGGAAGAGTTGCTTGCTGATCTGGAACTAAGTGTAGAGGAGGAAGGTGAGAGTGATAGCATGATGGAGTGA